The genome window ttaaatatgcaaattttcctgctcgctgcgctcgcaatatacatctagaccatttaaggtttgcaatttgggatccaaaaagtttggcatgttcaaggggggggcaaagaattttggcaggccgagagggggggtgcaagcgatttttggagggccgagagggggcaagcaatttttggcgagccgtttggaaattttgcacAGCCACTTATTTCGTACAATGATTGAGATTCAATGTCCTCAAATCTTTTCCCAaaactctttatttggaaaaGATTAGCATACTTACTTTATAGCATTAATGGCTAAATCCCTGGGTATAGGTTTACGCGTCCGTTATAATAATACGCCCTGCTTCTCGGAGTATTACTGAATGGTGACGTTTGTGGAGCATTTATACCAGATGTTTTGATCCCACGTGATGCGGTAAGTAACATGCGCAGAAAAACCAATATGGCCGCCAGACCGACCACAACGACTATAAGACACGACATGCTGATAACAGCAATGGAAGTGTCACTGAGTCCTGAAAAATATTGGTGCATAGTTAGCAACTATACACCTAATCCAGGAAActacagatttggtaaaaattaaATTTGAGACTTCccggcatgcgcgtatttttttaaAGGTTTGTGTTCGCTTGGATGAAATCAGTATACTGAACAGTGTTtttgttatataaaaatattCTAAAACACCTTCAtttcttttgattaaaattttcacCAAAACCAAACACGATTgcaacaccccagcaaacacaaaacgttttcgacatcattcgcaaaaggttataaaaggttgtcagaaaacgtttaaatgtcgggttacataaagggtatattaagagtataaaacgttttcataaccttaaaaaacatttttttgctcagcaaacaaaaatgttttacagaaaacgtttaaatttcgggttatataaagggtataaaaacgttttaataagattctaaaaacattcttgaaaacttgatacaaaacattctaaacagaatgttattttggagttgaaaaaatattttgcgaaaatgtttgcccaaaatatttgcaataacgttttaaaaacgtttttttatgacatttatataacccaacatttaaatgttattaaaacgtttaaaaaaaaaaaaacattttaagaacatttctgtgtttgctgggttcaaacattttaacataatgttatttaagtattgacacaatatttgggaaaaatgtttgcaaaaatagtttacaataacatttttgaaaacatttaaaaatattgttgtagtgtgttttcatacaaaacgttttaaaacgttatcatgacctttatataacccgacattttaatgttatcaaaacgtttttacctaaaccaaaagccaaaagataacatatttaaaacgtttttaaaacgtttttgtgtttgctgggacgtttATAACGTGTTAAAATATCATTGTGTTTACTGGGAAAATCTCCATGATGAATAAAAAGGGTTGATGATGTTTTTGAGCGGATCATCCTGCTTTTGACtgacaacaatgaaaatcaatgaaacaaaaagaaattaaacaaataaaatcacaATGTATCCGTCATTATTTACCTGGTCTGGCGCcgccaccatcatcaccaccatcatctggAACAATGTCATTACATAGAGTACCACCAAAACCATCTGAACATCTAAAAAGAACCaggttttaataataataatattataatataataaagcACAGTTGACATAATCAGACTACATTGTTACATATTCGTAAATAAGTGAACCTTTGCGATACCAATCGacgtgatttttgcgttattcAAAATAAGAAATTATATACTAGTATACTGACCCATGAAGCGCTTTCCACGATTCGCCGAACGCGAGTAATGAATTACAGTATGCCATCCACTCGCAATGTGATTGACGAGAGCCATAATGCAATCCATAGTTACACTTTATTTATAGTAACCCATATTTTGAGTAAAAAGCTGCCATCAATTAAAAATGACACATAAGGAATGAGTAAATCAAACATTAAAATGCCAAATAGACTTACTGACAAATTGCAGTATTCCTTCCAGTGTTACTGACACACACTCCACCATTACGACAGAAATTTGGCGGGCAAATGTCTGCATGAATGAATAAAGTGAGAACAAACGTGTTTGTTAATCATTGTTAAAAACAAACAACGTTCAGAATCTAAATTAATAGTATTGTTGGTGAAGTAACAAAATAGATCTAAAAGAACCCAAACTTTGGGAATTATTGGCAAAATACAATATATGCGATCTCCTTTTACCGACTTTCGAATACGACCCGATTACACGTATGACATATTCTTTCGGTTGTATTTTTCAAACGCTGCACTatataatgtttttgaattttggaTGTTATAGACTTCGTACAAACGAGAGCGTACTTCATTTTGAATCAGCTTTTATTTCAACATAATTGTTTACGTGAAGTCAATTGACCTGAGGTCACCCGAGGTCGATAGTTAAGTGGATGTATCTATGCATAGGGGGTGGGGTATGGGGTGAGTGGTTGTGTAAACATCGTTGTAAAGGACAATACACTATAATTTCGTACTCTTCTTTTTTAATATGAATTTATTTCTGATCCCGTGACTATtagttttgatgagatatacattttgattaggtatatgtgaccgtccacggcgaatgagccgtaaattcctctccagtcaattttgttttatttcgtgtttaaaaataaacatcataaacttaaaaatggtatatcatttgacttcaaacgatatccagaagcggagttatggttagttaaactttgctccttcaacaaaattatagctttttttcacttctatgtgtgtctctttttccacattgcttgcaaaaaatatcaaacagtcataattggcggtcatttcaaatcatccccaagtcaacgaggtttaagaaggttctctcattgttaagtgttggttatgcatacctatacaaaatacaatgcctggtaacccaccacttgaaaaggatttagcaaaagcaaacaaagaccagagctattaaaagttctacatgtatagccatctaaggtagaagcttattatccacttcaataacaggattattgattggtgttgtgattATCataataagacagatgtcgcgccagcttaagcgaccgatgaatacgaccttcgtacacattttacaccataactcagaatacaatttagggaatttacggcttgtttgtgctgccgggtcacatattatcactttgaaccaacAATCTTATAGTTATTGTTTAATTctaacaagtaactattcaaattgacaagatctcaaACTCATTATTTGTcaagattacccatttcattttgaaaaaaaaagagggagGACCCTCGGAATACTTGTCAAATTTAAATAGATTTGTGAGGAGTTAATTTAAAGAATGTACAGTTGACATGTAAATGTGAACCATCTTACCACATATATCACCGACGTTATCGAAATCGCCATCCTCCTGCGAAGGGTTCTTATTTAATGGGCAATTGTCACATTGATCTCCCCGCCCATCGCCATCCGTGTCTTCCTGATTCGGGTTAGGATTATCCGGACAGTTGTCACATTCGTCCCATATACCATCATTATCAGTATCAGGATCGTCTAATATGTCTAATAAAGATGAGTCAAAATATGAGTCAATTTaagtattttttaaatctttttaaagTGGTAAATTAAACAAACACCCAAGGCAAGTATCATTTTTTACCTAAGGCTGTTGTTTGCTTTAACCAAGCAATCCTTTTGGAAACTTATTATTTAtctaataccgtaaaattccgtctacaaacatgtatgcctctaaatgagggtttatttgacgaaagagacgagaGGCAGACACAGGGTATTTGACTTTCGCCTCTTTCACCAAAAAACCCTCGTTGTAGACGGAATTCTTTGAACTGGAAATACATGAACTTCACATGACGAGCGTCGACAATACCTACCTTCGAAGCAACAACAAATCACAAGAGATAGCACACAGGTATAATGTACGTCGTATAGGGCAAAATACaattattagagagcttgcgattttccaaacgtagacgtaggacgtacgttaacacgtacgtttttacgtagctatgtattgcagtgaggccacatactttaccaacgctcgtgttgtggcgctatgtcctattatatagtcagtcatctggtgatttgttttgcatgaaatcagcccggggtagtcggtgggatcagggatcaataaagggatcttaatcctctctacgtcatacataaattcgcccagtctcatttccctaatattaaatttaaaaaaaaatggaatttcagttcggcacaggtgggcctcgaacccacgccgctgctacatacagaatacagaagtccagcgcactaatccactggaccacatgacagttcggtagccatattgaattttaaacatatagtctataggcaactccaacattgatcgggtatagaccacttgacatgtgacgtcattgcccggcagtatgcgcgcgaattatgacaatttccattgttctttaccctgcagtgtgcgtacgcatcgtagtttgcacAGGGCACGtccatttcaaatcgcccaccatatttcatatagtacaagaaagccattgaacagtgtagcggtttgtttgagcatatcgacagacgagtccctcgcctttgttgataaacaatgatttcatattagcataatgacagtgctcatcagttagtagccacttggtgaatagatgggcattatcagctatcaaagagatgtcttatgcagctgacaatcacgatagaggcttgaaaacattttgttataaacccaaaagtgatataaggacaaaactgtgcatgttggtacttgattgtttggattcttataatttatgttgaaaatcccttgtggtattttttatgtgtagtgtatattgtttataaattatacagcttttcaattttgggcattaatgctctgttgcactgttttcctcaacctattttatcgtagtgcatttcttatgtgtgtgagccaaaatgtcgtggtagattgcaatcatgcttttgttgaactgcactccgccataactacggtgaaggacaccggttcaaatcctttgtttggagccaatcgataaaagaatgcagggcctttataagttaagaagtgacgtaataatcccaatagatgaatacaatgtttgaatagatcgccccaacgctctgcagggtctattgttctattgtttccgattagagcgctgacatattggaaaatgttgccaatcaatattcatgagagtgtacattcaacgtccagttttcgaaattgggcgacttgtgcttggcaggtgcgaaatacatctgactgggctcaataattacgtaacgcacaacggcattgatgtcatcgaatggctgcttagtgctgttatgtgttaagttttataataattattattacatttattttcctttcttttctttctctgtatttattctttcctaggcctacactaactttatcactccctcgtttcaatataaatatgtccttatctttctattattttatttacttctcattatttctttctcttcatttgtcctctttctcccttcctgtagGCCACCTCATTCTCCATATCGCTCCTCCCCTTTTCCTCCCTCATatcccctctcaagacttctcacaggggggaatttgccccacccccttccaccgccgctatttctatgccaatctccttcttaaaataaaagctaaatggacatttgtgaaaaaaacctttataggcctatagttatacttacatgtatacgcagcGATTTCCATTATAGAATACTATAGAAATGTGAACCTGGCAGCTAATACATTCTGAAGTGTAGTCGATCAGCAGGGGCATTCAATTTATAATGAAGcgtctaaagtcaggtgggtgataaaaaagaTTATATCGACACCTAAAGCCTCCATTATAGAATTCAGAcccgcacaagcgcacatttgagatacgtgagtacaatggtaccactttacacatgactgcccttacacatgactgtactgtggtcacttatttatactcgcctgttgggtaaagcgttaatatgatgtcggatcagtgaccaatttaatggcggaacccattcactgccctttgttcgaaacaatggtaccacttttatgaatagcctgtcgcaacttctaatcggcatcaaacgaacaaaagattatataatctattgcgactctatttctatttaaaagctctttggatcgcccaaccatgccaacacaagcagattgcactaatcacctgtgtatgtctgcaaacatagattgaatacaatacagctcttttcaaaaatactaatcttataggtgcgagtgaacatcctttctttgacatctatggtacaatgcataggtaccgcgtgaacgttgtagtgcagggcgatataataaaaattgtattcatctattgctatggtagttaatccgattaattatgtcACTTCTGCGGTGAATAAACTCAGCTTTAATTCACAATGACTCATTTACATAGGCTTTGGCAAAAGGTCGTGTTCATtcgctcgagatactctagctaaaatacaggtttacatttactatcttacattatcttgctgtatttcagctagagcgccagacaaataaataaataaataaataaataaccgatcaggaattgtgcatatttgaacgtgttcctaatgttcctagAATATCTGAGCCAAAATGTCCTTGccctccccacccaactttcgacatgcaaaaaaaatgcttgccccccttttgacctgccaaccaatctttgccccccccccccacccctataatacttcaccacctcggggatacacaaagttattgcaccaccacTCAGCTGtaaaaaaaacacatgatattttggctataacattcgtagagaaacactcgttctctacgtttcatttacctagactcgaggtaaaatcagcctatttccacgtggaaccatggtggaacgtagtccaaaatgtcaaatcgcaaggtaattttttatacccaaagtatcacacacatttcaatggacaatctctgcgtatgaatattgcgtttaaatttagtcaatttttaacacatcgctgtacctttattataatgatttgttacaaataaaaatgatcataataataattagactttccttcgtacgttcattatctttgaccgtctttaacatattgtgaaatggacaaattttgtgcattttcaacgatgtatctacgtcgatttcgcacgtggaatatcttcaaaaatagctaaatacgtgacctcgcttcgatacaggagagtggttttgaatagatcaacgtacgttcgatgtctacgtttggaaatcgcattcTCTCTATTATGTCAAGTTAAAAGAATCTGTTGGAAACGGCTTATCCTCAAAAATAGCCTGCGTAGTTAATTCAAATTTGGTTAGCGGCCTGAGCATTCGAtcctacaatgctagacaaaataggttggaataaaaaatataatgtgcagcttgtaatggccatattttcgttatttttagAGTGATAAAAAGGCGCTTTCTATAgcgtcaagtctaaacattacacttaccccaatacctccccctgccccaccaatcaatattgggtactactgagcgcacatgaacaaaatgtcatgtCAGGATCCAACATTGATGGGGGAACGGGGGCTCCTTTTATCCAGGGTTGTTTCTAAGGCTACCCGGAATTACATTATGACACATGTTTTATGGCTATAGTTTTTTTTATTCTTCGTCCGATTTAcattttacattacattacattttacATTAGGAGTAACAAATTAACTGTCTTAATTATTCtggtgtcactagtgtaagggaacGGGCAATATACATGCAGCCTTTATTTTGAAGtacatgcaattcaactaaactAGCTCATATAATATCATAAATTGTATCATAAGTGTTGTAcatccaagaaatgttcatttgaccttttacatgtaaatgaaatattataaaggcaattcatgaaagtataatatgagaaaaaaaacatgacaaaatgaaaaaaaaaatgtttttcaagttAAAGAGTAGACAAAATCCACAGGAAATCATTttttttgtcttcagtagatagttagtgGCTTGAGCTTTCGATCCTACAATGTTAGACAAAATTGCTGGGCCAAAATTAataagaaaacatcaaaaatgttTTGGCCCATTTCCCCTCATATTGCAAAGACCTTAAAATTCgacttttattgccaattagaACAAATTGAAGGATTAGGATGtagccatgtttcatttggcaaaacaagataatattttcatAAGTTTCAAACAATTAGTGCTGTAtatttctggaatcaggagtagacATGATTATATTTGCACGTGGACGCAATAGGTGAACGTGTAACGTAAATTTGACTGCTGTAACCAATCAGCACTCTTGAATCACATCATACTGAAGTCATATGTTTACGTACCGTGTTCCCATACAAAATCCTACATGTAATCCTGACAattgaatccaaaacccacccaagtccatgggaagtgattttgagaaaaaaaccggtgtattattttaattccttcagttagatttacctggtcaatatggtaagttttacgtgcaaatgggtgggttaaactgtattaggtatgacgattagcatttcagggacttcgtggggttcattttaaattctggacttgggtggttttttgaatcatatacaaagacaataatgttggaatgagattaccactagtaagattaTACAaattaaagcacacagttatgtataatgttgatacgcATTgtaccatgtaatataaaccacacactttccttgattaaacccattctttttcaaaagtcactctccagcaatgaatgtgttacaagtggactttttatacatactggatttcaatcaatgtgttacaagactcaaatcatggacttgggttgattctttcatacatgccatttttcacatgctcaatagacacagatgatgaatttgagttgttctttcatacatatgacaggcctatgtatagcaatactttcccatgcttaactcaatttggctaaagtatggacttgggtggctgtTGTATTCATATATCCAATTGCTTTACTCACCTCGTATGCCTGGACAACGATCACACGCATCCCCATATCCATCACCATCTAAATCAGATTGATCTGGATTTCCATCATTTACACAATTATCACATGCGTCACCGACGTTGTCATTGTCGGCGTCGGTTTGGTCAAAATTTATGTCAATTGGGCAATTATCGCACGCGTCACCGACTCGATCCCTATCACGGTCTTCTTGGTTGGCATCGGGGATAAAAGGGCACACATCAGGTTTGTCACTAACACCTGaagaataacaacaacaaaaatcaaggCAAATATATGTAGATCACTATAAGCTTACATTGCACACAAACATgaactaaactcaacccagaaagtatcgaaacgattatagatggtcagatatatcaggaacttaaatatatagcaaaaacttatttaatgtgtataaagcgcagctttctcctgcggattttgacacctcttttgttgctctacaatatcatttggtcgagttatgggcgcttgagtggcttcaagtcggattttgcacttggctcctattcaagccaaatgctttcgtcgtgtacacaccccatacacaaaatcaagacaaaagacaccgatgtgctctgtttacttaaccatgaactttactttattttactccttcgacttccaacttcaatacttgctaccctttaatttgctctcaatgagagaagacacaccttattttgctctgagtttgctgtcttcgtttgctacttatttcaatttgaacttgccttcaattttttacttgaatttgtttttaaactacagcatgtagttcttgttgtttgctttatattttgttgtctgtccctatCAAGCTAAGTGCAAccttcaaaatccgacttgaagccactcaagcgcccataactcagccaaatgatatcgtagagtaacaaaagaggtatcaaaatgcgcaggagaaagctgtgctttatatacattaaataagtttttgctacatatttcagttctcgatatatctgaccatctataatctttctgggttgagtttattataAATTCGTTATTGGTCAGAAGCCACATTGTCTGACTTACATGTAATATCAAGCTACATGCATTTGCCCTCAACAGGATctacaataatataaaataagctttgtaaaatatcaaaaactcCATAGCTACATTCAAAAtgtcaaggatttaaaataaagcaTACgggatttaaaattcaaatctgtaagattaattttaaatctaaaattgattggtccctaattacaaccttaaggacttttttttaaatatttgtaatttagagtgtagacCAAGTCTAACGTTAGACcttgtctaacttgttttgtgcatacggacctgaGTGTCCAATAAAGAAGTGAGTATCAACAACCTGGTATAGAATCAGTAATCTGAACTAACTATCAAGATTAGTCCTGCAGAGACTCAACCTTTTGGtacttttaaaaataccttattcCATATTATTGTAGATCCTGTTAATATGATTAAGGGCAAAAACATGCAGCTTAATATTAAATGGGTATGTTAGAAATAATAAAGGGTAAGAAAACTAAATTAAAGTTATCTCTCCATAAAGTGTAACCTCAATAGTTAAGTCTGGTTTAAAGTTAAACCTGGTCTAAAGACATAAATCATATAATTTACCATcattatcgtcgtcgtcgtcacaTGCATCTCCTTCGCCGTCTTGGTCATTGTCTAATTGATTACTGTCATCAATATATTGACACACTGTAAAGAAAATTAACACTAATATATTGACAGTCTGACTAtaatggggtgggggtgggggggtgtatGATTGATTTGTGTCATATTAATCAATCTAATAAGCTAATAAATCAAAGCAGCAATgtatgatttgcataaagaatagattcctatttaaatgttagtttttactgatgacattgtccccttttaatttcttgccaaacaaatgaggtaaattgAAGAAAATTGAAGAATGTTGCcgtttcattccagcgcctacattgCGTGCATGTATTAGCTCGCCGGTCATATTAGTATCATGAATATTGGCGGAGCTTCATgcagctgggatgtacaaacaagacataAGACGAATAGCAATATGCAAAAGATGAATAATCTCCGGATTTAATATGAACATTTAACTTTTACTGTAATTCAGGCTTAGTCTGTCACGTGCTATTGAGGGCATCGCTGTAGAGAAAATCACACATTGTGACTTTAAGTGCCCAAGGTATCACTCCAATTGGTGTACAAATTAGGGGGTCATTGGTATATCAGTTATAACCACTACTGTAAAGGTGTACTGAAGGGTTAATTTTTCACAATTCAAACTGTATAGACGTACTACTTTATAAATATACACACCACGTGTTTACCTGTGCAATCAGAGAAAACTGAGCCTGTTGTTGCTGTAGACGTCCCTGATGGACAGCGATCACAGCCAACTTGAGCACCTGCGCTTTGATAAAAACCCTTTCGACAGGGAATGCACTCAGTACTTCCTACGTTTGGTTGGTATGATCCTGGATCACATTGAAGACACGATGCCTGATTATCACTCGGTTGGTATGTACCTGCCAGGCACGGATCACAGTTAAGTGAACCTAGACTAGACTGAGCCGATCCTGGTTCACATGGAGTACAAGGAGCAAGCCCAGTTGACGAACTCTCACCTGGCGAACAATACGCTGTGGAGATATTTCAATTGTACACAATGTATGACCCATTCTTCATATCCGCAACATGGTGGCGGATATGAAGGCCTCAAAAACACCAATTGTGAAATTTCTATTATTAAGGATGTCATATCTATATTACACATGAAAGCACAATactatttaaattttaaaaaggaggaatataaaatcaataattaccCGATGACTTTTAGCAACCCCTTAGCGCCGTGTATGAACAGTAATAGCTAAAGGACATTAATGTACAATTTCTTAAAAAGTATACATAGTATAACAACAGATAAATTCTCAAGCTTATTTCATAATCTTTTTTTGGTATATAGAATTTGCTATGTTCCTGGTTCTGTgggaaatgatcacaacacattaATTACGATATCGGCAATTTCGACT of Amphiura filiformis chromosome 14, Afil_fr2py, whole genome shotgun sequence contains these proteins:
- the LOC140169609 gene encoding uncharacterized protein; protein product: MDRLPTLLHCILLYIYNVNAQCFPEANIVDHGADLGSLGIHNIVVIDSDQVLCNGLLTTWKFFPTDKAPITFLVLRPIGGGRYQIVDLTVVTDVYIQGGEPNEYIIPESSRIAVEAGDVLGLLICIPPVTGMCDSKISAGFGGAGTVNFLGSIDFPNIAVGATFVPDGPNSVSVSVSATVVLACEPGSQSSGSVCTSCDSGSYQPESGIDLSCIDCEPGSYQANAGAASCNNCQPGTYQPNSAASSCVLCDPGTYAPNSGSAVCLPCEPGTFQKNSASTECKPCDVGYYQDMEFSTECILCGTDMSTLTTGSNSAEFCLAYCSPGESSSTGLAPCTPCEPGSAQSSLGSLNCDPCLAGTYQPSDNQASCLQCDPGSYQPNVGSTECIPCRKGFYQSAGAQVGCDRCPSGTSTATTGSVFSDCTVCQYIDDSNQLDNDQDGEGDACDDDDDNDGVSDKPDVCPFIPDANQEDRDRDRVGDACDNCPIDINFDQTDADNDNVGDACDNCVNDGNPDQSDLDGDGYGDACDRCPGIRDILDDPDTDNDGIWDECDNCPDNPNPNQEDTDGDGRGDQCDNCPLNKNPSQEDGDFDNVGDICDICPPNFCRNGGVCVSNTGRNTAICQCSDGFGGTLCNDIVPDDGGDDGGGARPGLSDTSIAVISMSCLIVVVVGLAAILVFLRMLLTASRGIKTSGINAPQTSPFSNTPRSRAYYYNGRVNLYPGI